In Streptomyces sp. SID8374, one genomic interval encodes:
- a CDS encoding nucleotide sugar dehydrogenase, whose translation MNICVVALGKIGLPLAVQFAAKGHKVIGADVNEKVVELVNAATEPFPGEHDLDVKLKETVGAGLLSATTDTTAAVAASDAVVVVVPLFVDAEGTPDFGWMDAATKAIAAGLKPGTLVSYETTLPVGTTRTRWAPMLAEGSGLTPGEDFHLVFSPERVLTGRVFADLRRYPKLVGGIDEASAAAGVAFYEAVLDFDEREDLPRANGVWDLGTAEASELAKLAETTYRDVNIGLANQFARFADRNDIDIKKVIEACNSQPYSHIHQPGIAVGGHCIPIYPRMYLWNDPEATVVRSAREANAAMPAYAVDLLAAAYGDLDGVGVLVLGAAYRGGVKETAFSGVFGVVQALKARGAVPFVSDPMYTPEELTALGLVPHDSHQAVTAAILQADHAEYRELAAADLPDVRVLVDGRRTTDPAKWAGVRRVVIGG comes from the coding sequence ATGAACATCTGTGTAGTCGCGCTCGGCAAGATCGGGCTTCCGCTCGCCGTGCAGTTCGCCGCCAAGGGCCACAAGGTCATCGGCGCGGACGTCAACGAGAAGGTCGTGGAGCTGGTCAACGCGGCCACCGAGCCGTTCCCCGGCGAGCACGACCTCGACGTCAAGCTCAAGGAGACGGTCGGCGCCGGCCTGCTCTCCGCGACGACGGACACCACGGCCGCGGTCGCCGCGTCCGACGCCGTCGTGGTCGTCGTCCCGCTCTTCGTGGATGCCGAGGGCACCCCGGACTTCGGCTGGATGGACGCCGCTACCAAGGCCATCGCGGCGGGCCTGAAGCCCGGCACCCTGGTCAGCTACGAGACCACGCTGCCCGTCGGCACGACCCGTACGCGCTGGGCGCCGATGCTGGCCGAGGGCTCCGGCCTCACCCCGGGCGAGGACTTCCACCTGGTCTTCTCCCCGGAGCGCGTCCTGACCGGCCGGGTCTTCGCCGACCTGCGCCGCTACCCCAAGCTCGTCGGCGGCATCGACGAGGCGTCCGCCGCGGCGGGCGTCGCGTTCTACGAGGCCGTCCTCGACTTCGACGAGCGCGAGGACCTGCCCCGCGCCAACGGCGTCTGGGACCTCGGCACGGCGGAGGCCTCCGAGCTGGCGAAGCTCGCCGAGACCACCTACCGCGATGTCAACATCGGCCTGGCCAACCAGTTCGCCCGGTTCGCCGACCGGAACGACATCGACATCAAGAAGGTCATCGAGGCCTGCAACAGCCAGCCCTACAGCCACATCCACCAGCCCGGCATCGCCGTCGGCGGCCACTGCATCCCGATCTACCCGCGGATGTACCTGTGGAACGACCCCGAGGCGACCGTCGTCCGCTCGGCCCGCGAGGCCAACGCCGCGATGCCCGCGTACGCCGTCGACCTGCTGGCCGCCGCCTACGGCGACCTGGACGGCGTCGGGGTCCTGGTGCTGGGCGCCGCCTACCGCGGCGGCGTCAAGGAGACCGCGTTCTCCGGCGTCTTCGGCGTCGTCCAGGCCCTGAAGGCGCGCGGCGCGGTGCCGTTCGTCTCGGACCCCATGTACACCCCGGAGGAGCTGACCGCGCTGGGCCTCGTCCCGCACGACAGCCACCAGGCCGTCACGGCGGCGATCCTCCAGGCCGACCACGCCGAGTACCGCGAGCTCGCCGCCGCCGACCTGCCGGACGTCCGCGTCCTGGTCGACGGCCGCCGCACCACGGACCCGGCGAAGTGGGCGGGCGTACGCCGCGTCGTCATCGGCGGCTGA
- a CDS encoding glycosyltransferase: MSATPDVSVVVAVYNTMPYLTECLNSLVRQSIGLDRLEVVAVDDGSTDDSGAELDRFAERYPGVVKVLHQENSGGPAAPSNRALEVATGRFVYFIGSDDYLGDEALERMVSYADEHDSDVVVGKMVGTNGRYVHQKLYAETSPDISLYASSLPFTLANTKLFRRELVEKHQLRFPEDMPVGSDQPFTIEACVRARRISVLGDYTYYYAVKRGDASNITYRANHLARLRCTAKIMDHTAGLIEAGPQRDAVFKRHFEWELSKLLLEDFPVLPVETRREVCEGLAALLDAYFTDGLREATGVKRRVRFGLARRGAVDELTRAIADETAHGAPPFLLEGKRAFALYPGFRDPAVGLDDHWYEARESVAGRLANGTKLESAEWEQNGGELTLALKLRLGITGDTSSAVVALAQGALPKTADKPGARKLPKDALRPKAVGEFTREPAGDGTGTLLSARIPVGSVRAKRGVRVYADVAGATYEIPVRTEGLPMPLARRWGSATPHRVAASPNTKGRLVITTAPLWEPKLGVGARLRRALSRSKRK; the protein is encoded by the coding sequence GTCGACGACGGGTCGACGGACGACAGCGGTGCCGAACTCGACCGGTTCGCCGAGCGCTACCCCGGCGTCGTCAAGGTCCTCCACCAGGAGAACTCCGGTGGCCCGGCCGCGCCGAGCAACCGTGCCCTGGAGGTCGCGACCGGCCGGTTCGTGTACTTCATCGGCTCCGACGACTACCTGGGCGACGAGGCCTTGGAACGGATGGTCTCCTACGCCGACGAGCACGACTCGGATGTCGTCGTCGGCAAGATGGTGGGCACCAACGGCCGCTACGTCCACCAGAAGCTCTACGCGGAGACCTCCCCCGACATCAGCCTGTACGCGTCGAGTCTGCCGTTCACGCTGGCCAACACCAAGCTGTTCCGCCGTGAACTGGTGGAGAAGCACCAGCTGCGGTTCCCGGAGGACATGCCGGTCGGCAGCGACCAGCCCTTCACCATCGAGGCGTGCGTCCGGGCCCGCAGGATCTCGGTGCTGGGCGACTACACGTACTACTACGCGGTCAAGCGCGGCGACGCGAGCAACATCACCTACCGGGCGAACCACCTGGCCCGGCTCCGGTGCACCGCCAAGATCATGGACCACACGGCCGGGCTCATCGAGGCCGGACCGCAGCGCGACGCCGTCTTCAAGCGCCACTTCGAGTGGGAGCTGTCCAAGCTGCTGCTCGAGGACTTCCCCGTCCTCCCCGTCGAAACGCGGCGGGAGGTCTGCGAGGGTCTGGCCGCTCTGCTGGACGCCTACTTCACCGACGGCCTGCGCGAAGCGACCGGAGTGAAGAGACGGGTCCGCTTCGGCCTCGCCCGGCGCGGTGCCGTCGACGAACTCACCCGCGCCATCGCGGACGAGACGGCCCACGGGGCGCCGCCCTTCCTCCTGGAGGGCAAGCGGGCCTTCGCGCTCTACCCGGGCTTCCGGGACCCGGCGGTCGGCCTCGACGACCACTGGTACGAGGCGCGGGAATCGGTCGCGGGCAGGCTCGCGAACGGTACGAAGCTGGAGTCGGCGGAGTGGGAGCAGAACGGCGGGGAGCTCACCCTCGCCCTGAAGCTGCGCCTCGGGATCACCGGTGACACCTCGTCGGCCGTCGTCGCCCTCGCCCAGGGCGCCCTGCCGAAGACCGCCGACAAGCCCGGCGCCCGCAAGCTGCCGAAGGACGCCCTGCGCCCGAAGGCGGTCGGCGAGTTCACCAGGGAGCCCGCCGGGGACGGCACGGGGACCCTGCTGAGCGCCCGCATCCCCGTCGGGTCCGTCCGGGCCAAGCGCGGCGTACGCGTCTACGCCGACGTCGCGGGCGCCACGTACGAGATCCCCGTCCGCACCGAGGGCCTGCCGATGCCGCTGGCCCGCCGGTGGGGGAGCGCCACTCCCCACCGGGTCGCGGCGAGCCCCAACACCAAGGGGCGGCTCGTGATCACCACTGCTCCCCTGTGGGAACCGAAGCTCGGCGTGGGCGCACGGCTGCGCCGAGCGCTGTCCAGGTCGAAGAGGAAGTAA